The uncultured Carboxylicivirga sp. genomic interval ATTTAGATAATATACTATAGTCCATAGCTATAAGTATCTATGGTTTATAGAAAGAAAAGTTATGATTCAACTCGAAAAATAGATTTATTCAATGCGACTACTTACATTATTTCTCACTGCATTTTTCATTTATTTCAATGTTCAGGCACAAGATAACTATGAATTTAAGAGTTTTGTGAAAGGTACAGATACTTTACAATACCGAATTCTTTATCCAGAAAATATGAAACCGGGTCAGAAATATCCGATGATACTATTTATGCATGGAGCTGGTGAAAGAGGTAGTGATAATCAAAAGCAATTGACGCATGGAGGTGAGTTGTTTTTGCAGGAAAAAATTAGAAAAAAATATCCGGCTATTGTTGTTTTTCCGCAATGCCCCGATGGAATTATGTGGACCAATCGCAAGAAACATCAGAATGAACAAGGAGAATGGATTTTTGAATTTCCGGTTGATATAGCAGCACCATGGCCAGCTCTAATGGTTGATCAATTAATTGATAGCATAACACAAAGCGGGCTGGTTGATAAAAGCAGAGTTTATATTATAGGTATATCCATGGGAGCGATTGGAACGTTAGAATTTCTGTATCGATATACTAATAAATATGCTGCAGCTGTTGTTATTTGCGGAGGTCATAATGCTGAATTAGCAGCTGTCTATGAGAGTAAACCTATCTGGTTTTTCCATGGAGGAAAGGACAATGTAGTACCTAATCATTATTCAAAAGAGGTGTTTGATAAGGTTCAGCCATTTAATAAAAGAACAAAATACACCTTATATCCCGAGGCTAATCATAATAGTTGGGATCAGGCTTTAGCAGAACCCAACTTGCTTAAATGGTTATTTAAAAATAAATTGGATTAAGCGGAATAATTAGATTGAATGAGTACAATCATAAGCCGGAGCTGTTTTAGCACCGGCTTTTTCGTCGAAAAAAAAAGTTAAATATTCCACTTATTGACCATATTACTGATGGCCTCATTAGCTCTGTTTAATTGAAGATCCAAAAGACTTTCATTACCAGTAGCCGCATGAATTAGTTCATAATCTTTAATTCCCATAAAATCTAATTCGATTTTTAAAATGGTTTTT includes:
- a CDS encoding dienelactone hydrolase family protein, with translation MRLLTLFLTAFFIYFNVQAQDNYEFKSFVKGTDTLQYRILYPENMKPGQKYPMILFMHGAGERGSDNQKQLTHGGELFLQEKIRKKYPAIVVFPQCPDGIMWTNRKKHQNEQGEWIFEFPVDIAAPWPALMVDQLIDSITQSGLVDKSRVYIIGISMGAIGTLEFLYRYTNKYAAAVVICGGHNAELAAVYESKPIWFFHGGKDNVVPNHYSKEVFDKVQPFNKRTKYTLYPEANHNSWDQALAEPNLLKWLFKNKLD